The Pongo pygmaeus isolate AG05252 chromosome 20, NHGRI_mPonPyg2-v2.0_pri, whole genome shotgun sequence sequence CATGAGTTTGCACTGGTGGTGGTGAACGATGACACGGCCTGGGTGAGGCTGTGGCAGGCGCTGGGTGCCCTGGGGTCCCCTGGGGCCCAGGGAGCACCGCACTGAGGCTTCTGCTTTCCTGCAGCTATCTGGCCTGACCTCCGACCCCCGCGAGCTCTGTAGCTGCCTCTATGATCTGGAGACGGCCTCCTGTTCCACCTTTAGTATCCTTCCTGGCAGAGATGTCCCCATGAAGGGGGCTGTCTCCTTCTGTCATCCTTGGGGCCCAGGAAAGTCTGAGTCATGACTCTGGCTGGCTGAGGTTCAGATCTCAGCTCTGCCAAGGCTGGGAAAGtcacccctctgagcctcagtttccccatctgtactgTGGAAGGCACAAAGCTGCCTACCCCATGGAGATGCTGTAATAATACAGAAGCAAAAGTACGTAATTtggtccgggcatggtggtccatgcctgtaatcccagcgacttgcgaggctgaggcacaagaatcacttgagtccgggaggcggaggttgcagtgagctgagatctcgccactgtactccagcctgggagacagagtgagactccgtctttaaaaaaaaaaaaaaaaaaaagtacctgatTTGTACTCAGGAGGTCCAAAATTCACCCACAAGGGGATCACCTCACACAGGACTGGGCATAcagtcagtgctcaataaatggcagtGTGTGACGGAAATGTCACCATTGCTCCTACagccgcttgaacctgggcgcaGGACATTTTATGGTAATTTGGATGTAAAAGGCTCATGTATGGCCCAAAACTGAAATAGAATAGGACTCTCGTaagttaaaaaaggaataaatggtGAGAGTTTTTTCCAGGAGGACAAGAACACCCCTGGCTCTTTTGTTTTGAGGAGAGTGGCCCCAGCCATGCAGGAAAGGggacctttttttatttttgctcttgttgctcttgttgccctggctgagtgcaatggtgagatcttggctcattgcaacttccacctcccaggttcaagcgattctcctgcctcagcctcccaagtagctgggattacaggtgtgcaccaccacacctggcttattttgtatgttttgtagagatggggtcttgctatgttgcccaggctggtcttgaattcctgggctcaagtgatcagcccaccccagcctcccaaagtgctgagattacaggcatgagccaccatgcccggccccattctgttttaaaacataaattagattccatcccatcccatctctGCTCCAAAACCTCCCATGGCTCCCTGTGgatcttatttattattattatgttttttgagatggagtctcactcttgttgcccaggctggagcagtggcacgatcttggctcaccgcaatctccacctcctgaattcaagcaattttcctgtcttagccttccaagtagctgggattacagacatgtgccatcaggcccagctaattttgtatttttagtagagacagggtttcactgtgttggccaggctggcctcgaactcctgacctcaggtggtccacccgccttggcctcccaaagtgctaggattgcaggcgtgtgccaccgtgcctggcatacCAAGAGTCTTAAAGTCATCCGGTGCCAGCACCCTATTTTGTGATCCATGCTGAGGGGAATTCAAGTGTCAGAGAGGGCAAGTGACTTGGCCAGGGTCACAAGGTGCGTCTCTAAGGGTGCTGGGTCTCCTCTGGCATCAGGATCGGGGAAGCCACCTGTTCCTGCTCACTCGCGCTCTTCCAGCCTTCTCCTTAGCATCCCCACCAGATCTGGAAGGACTTTTCAGCCTCATGTAAGTCCCCTGTGGGGAAATTCTTATTCACCTTCAAAGAGAAGGGTCACTTCTGGGAAGAAGCTCCAAACAGCACAGAAATAATCTAGGGAGCCTTAAAGCCTCCTCCCTTCCTACCTCGCCCTGAGCAATTCCTCATTTATGTGTCTTGGGAGCATGGGGGCTGGTGGAGATGCATATGCTGCTAGGCAGCTCCAGCTACGGCAGTGATGGGGGATGCTCAGGACACTGAGggtggccgggcccagtggctcaggcctgtaatctcagcactttgggaggccgaggcggacagatcagctgaggtcacgaatttgagaccagcctgcccaacatggtgaaaccgcgtctctactaaaaatacaaaaattagctgggcacctgtaatcccagctacttgagaggccgaggcaggagaatcgcttgaacctgggaggtagaggttgcagtgagccaagatctcaccattgcactcagaGGGGTGGGGCTGGGAACGTGCTCAGGTCAGAGGGAACTGCTTATGGGATGCCTCACAGGCAGCAGTGAACTTGGGAGACATCAGTGGGGCCTCACCTGCCCGGTGAGCAACTGGGGTCTCTCTGAGGGTAATGAGAGGGGCAGACCCCCACAGGCTGCTCTGACTGCTCCCTCCTCCCGGGTATGCAGCCAGCAGAAAACTGAGCTTCCGGTCACAGAGAACGTGCAGACGATTCCCCCGCCATATGTGGTCCGCACCATCCTTGTCTACAGCCGTCCACCCTGCCAGCCCCAGTTCTCCTTGACGGAGCCCATGAAGGTGGGTGAGGCCTGGGAGAGGGAGGGGTGCCTGCAGCCATGAGGATGGTGGTTAGACACCAGGAGGGACTTCCCAACCACAGTGGCTGGGGTGCCTAGAGGTAAGTTCCCAGAGTCTGAGGCAGAAATGGGGGAGTTATAGTCATGGGGCATAGGGTGACCCAAGCCCCAGAGGCTGGTGTTCTTTACTTCCCCCGCAGAAAATGTTCCAGTGCCCATATTTCTTCTTTGACGTTGTTTACATCCACAATGGCAccgaggagaaggaggaggagatgagCTGGAAGGTGAGAGGCTGCAGCAGGTGTGAGTGGCAGGCGGGTGTGGACAGGATGTCTTGGAACACAGCTGCGCTGGGTCTGGGGGTCTCTACCTCCATTTGATACCCCTGGAACCCTGGCCGGGGTAGGTCATGGCATTGGTCATTGAACAGCCGTTTCCCAGTTGTCTGCTGTGACTGATGGGGTGGCAGCCATTGGGACAATGGTCCAGGCAACATGTTGCGTCCTGCCTCCCCCATCTCCAATGTTCcctgcattcctttctttcctgcttgctttcttgctttattttctttctttctttttttttttgagacagagtctccctctgtctcccaggctggagtgcagtggcgtgatctcggctcactgcaacctctgcctcccgggttcaagcaattctcctgcgtcagcctccccagtagctgggattacaggtacctgccatcataccaggttaatttttgtatttttagtagagacggggtttcaccatgttggccaggctggtcttgaactcctgacctcaggtgatctgcctgcctcagcctcccaaagcgctgggattacaggtgtgagccaccacgaccagctccctcttccctttcttcctgcctttgaCCTTGCTGCGCCCTCAGCCTGGAGCATCCATCCCTCTTGGGTTGGATGCCCTGCTGGGCCTTCACATCCCAGACCTGAATTAGCTGTGGGACCTTGAGTGGACTActtacttctctgagcctcagtttacccaaCTATGAACCCGGAATTGAGACCAGCTCCTCCTTATATCTCAATACGCAAATCAAAAGTCCCCCctgtagccaggcgtggtggtgtacgcctgtggtcccagctgctcgggaggctgagacaggaggctcgcttgagcccgaaaggtggagattgcagtgagctgtgatgaagccgctgcactccagcctgggtgacagggtggagaccctgtgtcaaaaaataaaaatatggccaggtgtggtggctcacacctgtaatcccagcactttgggaggccaaggcgggtgaatcacctgagttgggagttcagaccagcctgaccaacatggagaaaccctgtctctactaaaaatacaaaattaaccaggtgtggtggcacatgcctgtaatcccatctactcaggaggctgaggcacgagaatcgcttgaacctgggaggcagaggttgcggtgagccgagatcgtgccgttgcactccagcctgggaacaacagcgaaaccctgtctcaaaaaaaaaataaaataagtaaaataaaaagtccCTCCTCTGAGAAGCCCTCCCTGTTTTTCAAGAAGTATCAAAGTGGGGGCCAGGAGAATGTGTCTGTATCTGACTGTGTCCCTCCACACTGGggactcttctttttcttttttttttttttttgaggcggagtcttgctctgtcacccaggctggagtgcagtggtgtgatcttggctcactgccagctctgcctcccaggttctcgccattctcctgcctcagcctcccgagtagctgggactacaggcgcccgccaccacgcccggctaattttttgtattttttagtagagacggggtttcaccgtgttagccaggatggtcttgatctcctgacctcgtgatctgcccgcctcagcctcccaaagtactgggattacaggcgtgagccactgcgcccggcccacactGGGGACTCTTTGGGGGCCATGACTGGGACCTCTTCGGATCCTTAATGCTGGGTCCATGGCGGGGAATGTTTGCTGAATGTGTGAATGGTTTCTGCTTGGCAAACTCCTCTTCACCCTTTAGAACCCACCCCTGATGTCCCCTCTTCTGAGAAGCCCTCCAGGGATATGAAGGGCCTGTTGGGGTAACCTCTGCCTGAGCAGCCCTTCACTGACCCCCGCCTCCCCCGCAGGACATGTTTGCCTTCATGGGCAGCCTGGATACCAAGGGTACCAGCTACAAGTATGAGGTGGCGCTGGCTGGGCCAGCCCTGGAGTTGCACAACTGCATGGCGAAACTGTTGGCCCACCCCCTGCAGCGGCCCTGCCAGAGCCATGCTTCCTACAGcctgctggaggaggaggatgaagccACTGAGGTTGAGGCCACTGTCTGAACCATCCCTGTACATCTGCACCTTCTTGTGCAAGGAAGTCCTTGGCCTAAAGCCTTGGTTCTCAAACTGGGTTCCTTGAGACCTCCGGGGTGCGGGGGGTTCCTGGAGGCACCTAGGGTACCTTGCAGGGTCCTAGGAAGGACCTGCAATCCAGGAAACCCAGGATTCCAGGAGGGATTCCAGGAACTGTGGGCACCCATTTTCTGTGTCTCCTGGCCCATTTCCACTCCTAGTTTGTCGTGGATAATTTTTGTTCTTCCCTGTGTGATTTTtgccatcaaaataaaaatttgagacTCGTTAACTGAAGTCCACGCCAATCACTTTGTGTTAATTGGGATCATCTTCATTGCAAGTGACGGAAAACTTAGCCACTGAGCAAAGGTGAGTGGCTGCTTTCTTGTGGATGAAAAAGCccccgggatgcggaggttgcagcgagttgagatcgcaccagtgtactccagcctggtgacagagcgagagcttttctcaaataaaaaagaaaaattcaaaaataaaaaagatgaaaaagccaAGATAACGCTTCAGGCTTGGCTGTATCCAGGTGCTAGGACAACATTGCCATTGGGGAGGGTACTACATGGTTGCTAGTCAATGTGCCCTGCTTACCCCCCAACCAATGGAAAGGTGTGTGATGGCTCCAACCACTCCCCAGACCCCAACCCAGGTCAAGGCAGAGTTCTCTCAGCACCTGGATATGATTGGACTCCCCCCGGGGGATAGATGACCTTCAGTTAAGAGCTAGTCATGTACCAGAGTTGTGTGATGTTCTGATCAGCCAGGCCTGGATCATACGTCCCTAAGGGGGAGGTTTAACAGCTCCATCAGCAGTACTGAGGCCATGataggagggttgcttgaggccaggagttcaagaccaccctggacaacatagcaacaTTTCCTGTCTCTACAGGAAATGCAAAAAttaagccaggcttggtggctcacgcctgtgattcccagctacttgagaggctgaagtgggaggatcacttgagcctaggagatcgaggctgcagtgagctgtcattgtgccactgcactccagcctgggcaacagagcaagaccctatctcaaaaataaacagctttattgagtgacTGCTTTTCCTCCCTATGAGCATTTTTTGGAAACCTATTGTGTGTCAGGCCCTTGTGCCCAAGCCCCTGTTCAATCCCCACATCAACCTCGTTAGGATTCTCACATTTTGCAGATGGGACACTAAGACTCTCAGAGGTCCAGCCCTCCAAAATACTGAAGTCCTAGTTCCGCTGGATTGAAAATGGGCAACGCAGAATGGGgactggaaattttttaaaaattgtttttaaagatggggtcttggccaggcgcagtggctcacggctgtaatctcagcactttgggaggccaaggtgggtggatcacaaggtcaggagttcaagaccagcctgaccaacatggtgaaaccccgtctttactaaaagtaaaaaattaggcgtgatggtgcatgcctgtaatcccggctactggggaggctgaggcaggagaagtcttgaaccctggaggaggaggttgcagtgagctgagatcacaccactgcactccagcctgggcaacaagagcaaaactccgtctcaaaaataaataaataaaaaaataaagacaaggtctccgcctgtaatcctagcactttgggaggccgaggcgggcagattacctgaggtcaggagctcaagaccagcctggacaacatggtgaaaccccatctctactaaaaatacaaaaattagccgagtgtggtggcacatgcctgtaatcccagctacttgggaggccgaggcaggagaatagcttgaacctgggaggcaaatgttgcagtgagcccagattgcgccactgcactccagcctgggagacagggtaagatctggctcaaaaaaaaaaaaaaaaaaaaaaaaaaaaaaattgggcctcactctgttgcccaggctagtctcaaactcctgcacttgctaaaaaaaaagaaaagcaacaacaaactagtaggctcaagcgatcttctcgcctcagcctcccaaagcactgtgatTAAAGCCGTGAGCCGGGCCCTCGGCCTGGGGGTTGGAAATTGAAGCCTCTAttttacgtatttatttattttctgagacagagctttgctctgttgcccaggctggagtgcagtggtgtgatcatggctcactgcatcctcgaacttctgggctcaagagattctaccaactcagcctcccaagtagctgggaccacaggcgcaagccacccacgcccggctagttttttgtatttttttgtagggacagggtttatccaagttgcccaggctggtctcgaaccccagagctcaagcaaccctcctgcctgggcctcccgaagtgctgggattacaggtgtgagccaccgtgcccggcctaagcCTCTCATAAGGCCGTGCGCCCTCCCAGAGGCCACCCTTGCAGAAGATTCCCTGAGACTTAATGACCTGGGGCACCCCGGACTTTCTTAATCGCAGCTCCACCCACTCGAGCTGGGCGCCTTCGCGTTTCCCGTTTTTAAATGAGATAGTGGCACACCCGGTGGCATCCTCCCGCTCGGGCTCTTATCGGCGGTCCCAGCCCCTGCTTGAGAGCCTCCGGGTGTCACGGGCCCCTGAGGACACTAAAGCTCTCGAACCCCGATGTGGACCCCGGTGCGGCGCGGGGCAGTCTGGCTGGGAACCCTGCTCGGCCCCGGAGAGGGGCCCCCCGAGCCGAGGGGAGGAGCAGCGCATGCCCACAAGCCCCCCGCGGGAAGTAGGAAATCGACCGGCCAGGCGGTGCGCTTCGGATCCAGCCAGGGCATGTGCTCGGATGCCCGCCTGGCTCGCAGGTTGCGGGATGCGCTGCGGGAGGAGGAGCCGTGGTGAGGGTGGGGCCGGGGGCGGGCCAGGAGTGGGGGTCTTTGGCCGGGGTCCACTCTGACCCCGGTGTTTGCAGGGCGGTAGAGGAGCTGCTGCGCTGCGGCGCGGACCCTAATTTGGTGCTGGAGGACGGCGCAGCGGCTGTGCACTTGGCGGCCGGAGCCCGGCACCCACGCGGCCTGCGTTGCCTCGGGGCCCTACTGCGCCAAGGCGGGGACCCCAACGCTCGGTAAGGTAGAGCCTGGGTCCGGGGCGGGGTCTCCCCAAGCCGAAGTCTGGGAATCTGGGAAGAGGCGCCCCATCATCCCGGGCCAGGGCCTCGGGGTCCGAGGGTGGGGTTTGGGGGATCTTGGGGAGGGAACTTGGGGGTCCAAGGGCAGGGGCTAGGGCTCGAGGGAGGCGCTGGGGTCCCAGACCGAGGGCGTGGAATGGGGCTGCGCTAGGACCAAAGTGGGGATCAAGGGTTCAGATCTTGGAGTGGAGGCACCAGGGTCAGACGGCAGAGGTTTGGGTCCTGGCCTGAGGTCATAGCATCTAGGTTCCAAGGGCAGTGTACCAGGGTGGACGGTGGAGATCCGGGAGGCCGAGAACGAAGGTTCCGGGTCCCCAGAGCGGAGATTGGGGTTCCTGCCGGGAGGCTGAGTCCGCAATGACCCCTCTTGCGCTGCCGCCCCAGATCTGTCGAGGCACTGACGCCGCTGCATGTGGCCGCCGCCTGGGGCTGCCGCCGCGGCCTGGAGCTGCTGCTGAGCCAAGGAGCGGACCCGGCGCTGCGCGACCAGGTTGGGAGGCACTGCGCGGGCAAAGAAAGGCTGGGTGAGcgcagagggagggaaggaaggtaaGAGGGCCTCGGGCGCCCCCTGCTGACCGAGCCCCTGTAGGACGGACTCCGGCCGCTGGACCTGGCCCTGCAGCAGGGACACCTGGAGTGCGTGCAAGTCCTGCAGGATCTCGACACGCGGACCGGGACCCGGACCCAGATCGGGGCAGAGACCCAGGAGCCCGAGCCTGCACCTGGCAGTGAGTAGGGCCTGCAGGGCTGCTGGGGCTTGACTTCTGGACCAGTCCCTGGCATCCAGGGTCTTCCCCACCCCGCCCATTGGTTCCGACCGTCTCACATCCATTATCTGTGGCCAGCTCTTTCGGTCTCAGACACTCCGATCTCCTTTTTCTGTCTGATCCTATTCCCATCGCTGTCtcatccctccttctctcctctctggcCCCCACTCTCACCTGCAGCTGCAGGCCTCTCTGGACCTCCCGATAAGACGCTGGACTCCATAGCACTCCAAAAGCAGCCATGCAGAGGTGACAACAGGGACATTGGCTTGGAGGCTGACCCAGGACCCCCCAGCCTCCCTGTTCCCCTTGAAATTGTGGACAAAGATGGGAGCTCGGCGCCCCCTCCAgggcactgggattacagctcaGACGCTTCTTTCGTCACAGCGGTTGAGGTCTCTGGAGCTGAGGACCCAGCCTGGGACACTCCCCCCTGGGCTGGGTCATTGCCACCGACCAGGCAGGGACTTCTGCATGTTGTCCATGCCAACCAGAGGGTACCTAGGTCTCAGGGCACGGAGGCAGAACTGAATGCCCGTCTGCAGGCCCTGACTCTGACCCCACCAAATGCTGCTGGCTTCCAgtcctctccttcctccatgcCTCTCCTGGACAGGAGTCCAGCTCATAGCCCCCCACAGACACCACCCCCTGGAGCTTCT is a genomic window containing:
- the BABAM1 gene encoding BRISC and BRCA1-A complex member 1 isoform X2 encodes the protein MEVPEPSSPTEEEEEEEEHSAEPRPRTRSNPEGAEDRAVGAQASVGSRSEGEGEAASADDGSPNTSGAGPKSWQVPPPAPEVQIRTPRVNCPEKVIICLDLSEEMSLPKLESFNGSKTNALNVSQKMIEMFVRTKHKIDKSHEFALVVVNDDTAWLSGLTSDPRELCSCLYDLETASCSTFNLEGLFSLIQQKTELPVTENVQTIPPPYVVRTILVYSRPPCQPQFSLTEPMKKMFQCPYFFFDVVYIHNGTEEKEEEMSWKDMFAFMGSLDTKGTSYKYEVALAGPALELHNCMAKLLAHPLQRPCQSHASYSLLEEEDEATEVEATV
- the BABAM1 gene encoding BRISC and BRCA1-A complex member 1 isoform X4, coding for MEVPEPSSPTEEEEEEEEHSAEPRPRTRSNPEGAEDRAVGAQASVGSRSEGEGEAASADDGSPNTSGAGPKSWQVPPPAPEVQIRTPRVNCPEKVIICLDLSEEMSLPKLESFNGQQKTELPVTENVQTIPPPYVVRTILVYSRPPCQPQFSLTEPMKKMFQCPYFFFDVVYIHNGTEEKEEEMSWKDMFAFMGSLDTKGTSYKYEVALAGPALELHNCMAKLLAHPLQRPCQSHASYSLLEEEDEATEVEATV
- the BABAM1 gene encoding BRISC and BRCA1-A complex member 1 isoform X1, with the translated sequence MEVPEPSSPTEEEEEEEEHSAEPRPRTRSNPEGAEDRAVGAQASVGSRSEGEGEAASADDGSPNTSGAGPKSWQVPPPAPEVQIRTPRVNCPEKVIICLDLSEEMSLPKLESFNGSKTNALNVSQKMIEMFVRTKHKIDKSHEFALVVVNDDTAWLSGLTSDPRELCSCLYDLETASCSTFTFSLASPPDLEGLFSLIQQKTELPVTENVQTIPPPYVVRTILVYSRPPCQPQFSLTEPMKKMFQCPYFFFDVVYIHNGTEEKEEEMSWKDMFAFMGSLDTKGTSYKYEVALAGPALELHNCMAKLLAHPLQRPCQSHASYSLLEEEDEATEVEATV
- the BABAM1 gene encoding BRISC and BRCA1-A complex member 1 isoform X3, whose amino-acid sequence is MEVPEPSSPTEEEEEEEEHSAEPRPRTRSNPEGAEDRAVGAQASVGSRSEGEGEAASADDGSPNTSGAGPKSWQVPPPAPEVQIRTPRVNCPEKVIICLDLSEEMSLPKLESFNGSKTNALNVSQKMIEMFVRTKHKIDKSHEFALVVVNDDTAWLSGLTSDPRELCSCLYDLETASCSTFTFSLASPPDLEGLFSLIQQKTELPVTENVQTIPPPYVVRTILVYSRPPCQPQFSLTEPMKKMFQCPYFFFDVVYIHNGTEEKEEEMSWKVRGCSRCEWQAGVDRMSWNTAALGLGVSTSI